The window CGAAAAATacggttttttttcaaaaaacgacCGTTTttgtagagaattaaaaagtgcacAAAACCAAGTGTGTTGCTTGAATGGTGATATATATCGTAATTACTTAAGGCAGCTTTTAGGGAGCCCTTCAAATTCCGcgcaatttgaatatttaatgtTGATCGAGCGGTCAATAGTTTAAACAATATAGGGCCTCAAAGTGCACCGACTGTGATTTGATCTATGAGTTAATGCCATTCTTGCAGCAGTTCGTAAAACATGCGGAATTAGTTGACAAAATTTGCAtgtattatatttcaaaaaaatagtgatttgttaaatttttataactttcaATGGATATAGGGTAAACTGTCCAACAGTGAACCACAGTACACAGAGaaccattttcaaatttggcgcAACTACCTTTATCAACGGTCGTTAGTGTGTGTGGTGGGGACCGCTTAAAGCATCTCTAACGTTGCTAGTCGATTCTCGTCGATCAGTATTATTTTAAACGCGCCACGTGCAATTGTGTGTTTTCAGGTAAGCAAACTAAATTTCGTTTATTCATTTACCCAATGTTTTTGGGGTGTTTgctcaaatattttgaaatgtttGATAGTGTCATCTATTGTTGATTCTTTTTAGccaacttataaataataattcttttgtttttcattattgctattttgttattaatttttttattggatagtAGCAAATTTACACAGTGAACTGGTGAAATCGGTTCACTGTGGACCGTATTAtctataaaatgatatttataaaaaaattgacttttagcATCATGGCTCGCAAAAAACGAGAACGTAAAATCGGAAAGCACACTGAGGCACAAATGGCTGACGCTCTTGCTCTCAAGAATACGGGAATTAGCCTACGAGAAGCCTCTAGAAGGAAATCTATTCCCTATCCAACACTTCGGAGATACTTCATGAAGCAGCAACAGTTAGGAGACGATGTTCGACTTACTCCAAACTATGAGGTTAACAAAGTATTTACGGTGGAGCAAGAAAAGTCGTTAGTGGAATACATATATGAATGTGCTTATGCTTTTTACGgcgtaacaaataaatattgtcGTAGGATTGCTTACCAAATggcaaaaacaaataatataaaaatgcctGCTTCATGGTCAAAACAGGAGTTAGCTGGAATAGAATGGCTGCGTTCTTTTCGCCAAAGACATCCAACCTTGACGCTAAGATGCCCAGAGCGTTGTAGTCTAGCCAGAGCAACCTCTTTTAACCGATCAAATGtgggaaaattttttgataatctttataatattttgcaaagaGATCCACGGTTTGCCGATGGGACGCGAATCTTTAATTTGGACGAAACTTCCACTACTATCGTGCAAAAACCTCAAAGAGTCTGGGCACCCAAGGGTATAAGATGCTTGTCCAAAGTAACCAGTGGAGAAAAGGGAACATTAGTTACTACATGTTGTATCGTAAGTGCAAGTGGGCAAAGTCTACAGCTAGCTTTAATATTTCCCAGAGTGCATTTTAAAGCGCATATGCTTAATGGAGCTCCACCAGGCTCTTTGGGCTTGGCAACGTCCAGTGGCTGGATGAATTCAGATCTCTTTAGCGAGGTGATGCTTCATTTTGTCAAGCATAGCTCATCTTCAAAAGAGAATCCATCCATATTGATTATGGACAACCACGAATCGCACCTGACAATCAGAGCTATTGATATTGCAAAGGAAAATGgtgttaatattttaacccttcCACCCCATACAACGCAGAAAATCCAACCATTAGATGTTGGTATAATGAAGCcgtttaaagaatattataatgcCTCTATTGATTCTTGGATGCTGAGAAATCCTGGGATTCCCGTTACTATTTATGAATTAGCATCTTTTATTGGAATAGCTTATCAGAAAGCTATGACACCATCTACAATTACAAATGCATTTCGGAAAACAGGCATATTCCCGTTTGATCGTAACATTTTTTCAGAAGTTGACTTTATGCCTAGCTCCGTCACCGATAGACCTGACCCTGGGGATCGAAACCTATATATTTTGGACCAAGAGGTGGAAAATGGAAACCCAGATGACAGAGATGATATTGAAAACACAAACTCTTCACAACGTGACATGTCAAAAGAAAAAGCTACTATATCCAATCAAACAGATGGTATCGAGAAAAACCTAAATATCGAGTCTCCTATTCCATCCACTTCGTATCAACAAaacaacgaaaatatttttatatctccCAAAGAATTTCAACCACCACTCCGTGCAGCCGCCAGAAAAAATACAAGGAAAAGACGCAAAGCGGGAAGGAGTCTAATTGCAACTGACACTCCTGAAAAGGACCTCTTGGAAATGGAGCAACAAGGTAAAAGACGAATAGTTCCGAAGAAGACAAAGAGAGTCCTAATGGAAAGTTCATCGTCAAGCTCAGACACATCGTTGGTTTTAGACAGTGATAATGAGACATCAGAAGATGAAGCGTTGCCAGGTATTAAGTTTGCTCTTGAGAGAGCCCCACTTCCTGATGACTTTGTGCTTGTAGaatttcaattaaagaaaaatattatttattatgtggggaaaattttaaaagaaaataaaattagtttttctgtAACGTTTTTGCGTAGAAAAGTTATAGGCAATATGTTTTACAAGCCTCTTGTTACAGATATGGCAGATATAGATCTAGCGgacataaaaactattttaccaAAGCCTCATATTAATGGAAGTACCTCAAGGCaaaattcctattttaaatttaatgttaatttaggTTTATTAGATGTTCgttaaaattcctatttttttgtaaaagttatgttttttttgttttgttttttgttcttagttttttaaaagaagttcttatttttgttaacttatttttagaatttaaaactttaaaactggttgtaattattgaaaaatacataatcatacttcattcgtttttttttgtttttggttcaCTGTGAACAGTGTAGATGGTTCATTGTACCTACAAGGTGGTACACAGTAAACCACAaaacaggttttaaaaaaaaaattataaagattaactctatattattttttgttaaatggtgcctgtatttaatatatcattataataactaatataaactgaagtttgcaaatttttaccttctctattctctttaaaaaatgagtaaaaaataaaaatagttcacTGTTGGACAGTTTACCCTAGTGTTTAAACAAGAcaacatttgataaaaaaacaaacatggTTTTGTGCGGTTTTGAATTCTCTACAAAATTGGTCCAGCTCGTTTCACAATTATTCacaaaaatgtgtttaattaattattttgcaattgcaaaaatacagggtgtttcagaactatgggttcaaacttctaggggttattCGGTGCAAtagtagaaaacatttgagtataggaacccatgtccgggaAAGTCACTATGGCACTACATACAGCTCTAAGGCGGGttaaaatttggaaaagtgatgaattgcctaaataggatttaatgcatttaatttttgcattttgtacatgatatcatcaaaatgtcttcctccaaac is drawn from Anthonomus grandis grandis chromosome 1, icAntGran1.3, whole genome shotgun sequence and contains these coding sequences:
- the LOC126740901 gene encoding uncharacterized protein LOC126740901; amino-acid sequence: MSKEKATISNQTDGIEKNLNIESPIPSTSYQQNNENIFISPKEFQPPLRAAARKNTRKRRKAGRSLIATDTPEKDLLEMEQQGKRRIVPKKTKRVLMESSSSSSDTSLVLDSDNETSEDEALPDMADIDLADIKTILPKPHINGSTSRQNSYFKFNVNLGLLDVR